One genomic window of Thalassolituus hydrocarboniclasticus includes the following:
- the trpD gene encoding anthranilate phosphoribosyltransferase encodes MDIRTALARVVERQDLTTDEMTDVMRQIMTGQCDEAQIGGFLVALRMKSESIDEIVGAVTVMRELASGVNINARHAVDIVGTGGDGANLFNVSTASSFIVAAAGGTVAKHGNRGVSSKSGSADLLEAAGVNLNLTSAQVARCIDELGVGFMFAPSHHSAMKHAIGPRKSLGMRTIFNILGPMTNPAGVANQVIGVFSKALVRPVAEVLQRMNGGHVLVVHSKDGLDEISLATETYACELKNGELREFVIRPEDLGIEPQVLSGLDVDSPAASLALIKDALGKRETAAGNKAADILALNAGAAIYVAGLSQSMKDGVAMAQDAIYTGLALEKLNELVSFSKYLAEDEAK; translated from the coding sequence ATGGATATCCGTACCGCCCTGGCCCGCGTTGTCGAACGTCAGGATTTAACCACCGATGAGATGACCGATGTTATGCGCCAGATTATGACCGGCCAGTGTGATGAAGCACAAATCGGTGGTTTTCTGGTTGCTTTACGCATGAAGAGCGAAAGCATTGATGAAATTGTCGGTGCTGTTACGGTGATGCGCGAACTGGCCAGTGGTGTAAACATCAACGCCAGACACGCAGTTGATATTGTCGGCACCGGTGGTGATGGCGCGAATTTATTTAATGTTTCAACTGCCTCATCTTTTATTGTCGCTGCAGCAGGCGGTACTGTTGCCAAGCATGGTAACCGCGGGGTGTCATCCAAGTCGGGCAGTGCTGATCTGCTGGAAGCTGCAGGTGTTAATCTCAATTTAACGTCTGCACAGGTGGCACGCTGTATTGATGAGCTGGGCGTAGGCTTTATGTTTGCACCTTCTCACCACAGTGCGATGAAGCATGCGATTGGCCCGCGCAAGTCGCTGGGTATGCGTACCATTTTTAATATTCTGGGGCCAATGACCAATCCGGCGGGTGTCGCCAATCAGGTTATTGGTGTGTTTTCCAAAGCACTGGTGCGCCCGGTGGCAGAAGTGCTGCAGCGTATGAATGGTGGCCATGTGCTGGTGGTGCACTCCAAGGATGGGCTGGATGAAATCAGTCTGGCGACGGAAACTTATGCCTGCGAATTGAAAAATGGCGAGCTGCGCGAATTTGTTATCCGCCCCGAAGATTTAGGCATTGAGCCGCAGGTGCTGTCTGGTCTTGATGTCGACAGTCCGGCGGCAAGTCTGGCTTTAATTAAAGATGCACTCGGTAAACGTGAAACTGCAGCCGGTAATAAAGCGGCAGATATTCTTGCATTAAATGCTGGGGCTGCAATTTATGTGGCAGGTCTTTCACAGAGCATGAAAGACGGTGTAGCCATGGCGCAGGATGCTATCTACACCGGCCTGGCGCTGGAAAAATTGAATGAACTGGTCAGCTTCTCCAAGTATCTGGCCGAAGATGAAGCGAAATAA
- a CDS encoding anthranilate synthase component II has protein sequence MLVMIDNYDSFTYNVVQYFAELGADVRVFRNDEITIEEIEALKPDHLVISPGPCTPNEAGISMEAIRYFAGKLPILGICLGHQSIGQVFGGNIIRAGQVMHGKISQIHHADSGVFRGLKNPYNATRYHSLVIDKQNLPECLEITAWTENPDGSMEEIMGVRHRELPIEGVQFHPESILTEHGHDLLKNFLQTTLN, from the coding sequence ATGTTAGTCATGATTGATAATTACGATTCGTTTACCTACAACGTCGTACAGTATTTTGCCGAACTGGGTGCCGATGTGCGCGTGTTCCGCAACGATGAAATTACCATTGAAGAAATTGAAGCATTAAAGCCGGATCATCTGGTGATTTCTCCAGGGCCGTGTACACCAAACGAAGCCGGTATCTCCATGGAAGCTATCCGCTACTTCGCGGGTAAATTACCGATTCTGGGAATTTGTTTAGGCCATCAGAGTATTGGTCAGGTTTTCGGTGGCAATATCATCCGTGCCGGTCAGGTGATGCACGGAAAAATTTCTCAGATTCATCACGCTGACAGCGGCGTTTTCCGTGGCCTGAAAAATCCGTATAACGCTACCCGTTACCACTCTCTGGTCATTGATAAACAAAATCTTCCGGAATGTCTGGAAATTACCGCCTGGACAGAAAATCCGGACGGCAGCATGGAAGAAATTATGGGGGTGCGTCATCGCGAATTACCGATCGAGGGCGTGCAGTTTCATCCGGAGTCTATTCTCACTGAGCATGGACATGATCTGCTGAAAAACTTCCTGCAGACCACTCTGAACTGA